In one window of Haloimpatiens sp. FM7315 DNA:
- a CDS encoding cysteine-rich small domain-containing protein codes for MSENYKFFKHSSCECFPCHKVKNTDSFNCLFCFCPLYGLGDKCGGNFKYNERGIKDCSDCIIPHSKNGYEYIMSKMSDVMNLASNNRDK; via the coding sequence ATGAGTGAAAATTATAAGTTTTTTAAACACAGTAGCTGCGAGTGTTTTCCTTGTCATAAGGTAAAAAATACTGATTCATTTAATTGCCTTTTTTGTTTTTGCCCACTTTATGGCTTAGGAGATAAATGTGGCGGTAATTTTAAATACAATGAAAGAGGCATAAAAGATTGTTCTGATTGTATCATACCTCATTCTAAAAATGGTTATGAATACATTATGTCTAAAATGTCCGATGTAATGAACCTAGCCTCTAATAACAGAGATAAATAA
- a CDS encoding hydrolase yields MAKYVPEVKGTLRNHLIELPQVIRDASGIKIFGKRLKSFIFSTDVAIIRNTNADAVIAVYPFTPQPIITQALVVSADIPIFCGVGGGITTGKRVVNLALDAEFKGAMGVVVNSPTPNEVIKHMRETIDIPIVVTVVSEYEDIKSRIEAGANIINVSGANRTPDIVKKIREEYKEIPIIATGGNTEETIKKAIDAGANAITITPPSTAQIFKDIMNKYRKQYLDESEK; encoded by the coding sequence ATAAGAGATGCTAGTGGTATTAAGATTTTCGGCAAAAGATTAAAATCATTTATTTTTTCAACAGACGTGGCTATAATTAGAAATACTAATGCAGATGCAGTAATTGCAGTATACCCTTTTACACCGCAACCAATTATAACGCAGGCTTTAGTAGTTTCAGCAGACATTCCCATTTTCTGTGGAGTTGGGGGAGGAATTACTACTGGAAAAAGAGTAGTGAACTTAGCCCTAGATGCAGAATTTAAAGGGGCTATGGGTGTTGTAGTAAATAGTCCAACGCCAAATGAAGTAATAAAACATATGAGGGAAACTATAGATATACCAATAGTAGTTACTGTAGTATCTGAGTATGAAGATATAAAATCAAGAATAGAGGCTGGGGCTAATATAATAAACGTAAGTGGTGCAAATAGAACTCCAGATATAGTTAAGAAAATTAGAGAAGAGTATAAGGAGATTCCTATAATAGCTACAGGAGGAAATACTGAAGAAACCATAAAAAAAGCTATAGATGCAGGAGCTAATGCAATAACCATAACACCTCCATCTACAGCGCAGATATTTAAAGACATAATGAATAAATACAGAAAGCAATATTTAGATGAAAGTGAAAAATAA
- a CDS encoding ArsR/SmtB family transcription factor gives MDNKDEDFCKCFVLHEEAVLNVKKNLPEEEILFDLADFFKIFGDSTRLKILYALSIEEMCVCDISNLLNITQSAVSHQLKVLRQSKLVKYRRDGKVVYYSLDDDHIKGVLKQGFDHVTE, from the coding sequence ATGGATAATAAGGATGAGGATTTTTGTAAGTGTTTTGTATTGCATGAAGAAGCTGTTTTAAATGTTAAGAAGAACCTTCCAGAGGAGGAAATTCTATTTGATTTAGCTGACTTTTTTAAAATTTTTGGAGATTCAACAAGACTTAAAATATTATATGCTCTTTCTATAGAAGAAATGTGTGTGTGTGATATATCAAACCTTTTAAACATTACGCAATCAGCTGTATCTCATCAGCTTAAAGTACTAAGGCAGAGTAAACTTGTAAAGTACAGAAGGGATGGAAAAGTAGTTTATTATTCACTAGATGATGATCATATTAAGGGAGTATTAAAACAAGGGTTTGATCACGTTACTGAGTAG